One stretch of Saccharomonospora xinjiangensis XJ-54 DNA includes these proteins:
- a CDS encoding GTP-binding protein, whose amino-acid sequence MVSANSDDRRLRATAVKLLIAGGFGVGKTTMVGSVSEVPPLRTEEMLTSASEGVDDLSGVETKTTTTVALDFGRITISPELILYLFGTPGQDRFWFMWDELAQGALGAVVLADTRRLESCFPAVDFFERRGLPFVVGVNCFDNAYRYGTEEVRAALDVGPGVPVLLCDARDRESTKQVLVTLIQHVMASANMVPASR is encoded by the coding sequence ATGGTATCCGCAAACTCTGACGACCGGCGCCTGCGGGCGACGGCGGTGAAACTGCTGATCGCCGGTGGTTTCGGTGTCGGTAAGACGACGATGGTGGGCTCGGTGAGCGAGGTACCGCCGCTGCGCACCGAGGAGATGCTCACCTCGGCGTCGGAAGGCGTCGATGATCTGTCCGGTGTGGAGACCAAGACCACCACCACCGTGGCACTCGACTTCGGACGTATCACGATCAGCCCCGAACTCATCCTGTACCTGTTCGGCACGCCGGGGCAGGACCGGTTCTGGTTCATGTGGGACGAACTGGCGCAGGGTGCGCTGGGGGCTGTGGTCCTCGCCGACACGCGCAGGCTGGAGTCGTGTTTCCCCGCCGTTGACTTCTTCGAACGGCGCGGGCTGCCGTTCGTCGTCGGCGTGAACTGCTTCGACAACGCCTACCGGTACGGCACCGAGGAGGTGCGCGCGGCCCTCGACGTGGGGCCGGGCGTGCCAGTGCTGCTGTGTGACGCGCGCGACCGCGAGTCCACGAAGCAGGTCCTCGTCACGCTGATCCAGCATGTGATGGCGTCGGCGAACATGGTCCCGGCCTCCCGCTGA
- a CDS encoding DUF742 domain-containing protein yields MSADEEMWSDEDAGLVRSYVVTGGRTRSDNYGLDMMTLVVALCTPAEATHLPEEYAKIVRLCQHPMSVAEVGGHIDLPLPVVKVLLSDLIEQNYVIFRKAAPPSEAPNKHVLQAVLDGIRKL; encoded by the coding sequence ATGAGCGCCGACGAGGAGATGTGGTCCGACGAGGATGCGGGCCTTGTGCGCTCATACGTCGTGACGGGCGGCCGGACCCGTTCCGACAACTACGGCCTCGACATGATGACGCTGGTGGTGGCGCTGTGCACCCCTGCCGAGGCCACGCATCTCCCCGAGGAGTACGCGAAGATCGTCCGGCTGTGCCAGCATCCGATGTCCGTGGCGGAGGTCGGAGGTCACATCGACCTACCCCTGCCCGTCGTGAAGGTTCTACTCAGTGATTTGATCGAGCAGAACTACGTGATCTTCCGTAAGGCCGCGCCCCCGAGCGAAGCACCCAACAAGCACGTATTGCAGGCGGTTCTCGATGGTATCCGCAAACTCTGA
- a CDS encoding roadblock/LC7 domain-containing protein, translating to MANSVVNELDWLLDDLVSQVAGADRAVVLSADGLLIGRSSNLSEEDGEHLSAVASAFQSLARGTGRHFGGGQVRQTVVEMDHAFLFVTAAGRGACLALLTSEDADMGMVAYSMNMMVKRVGAVLSAAPRVEPHTTP from the coding sequence ATGGCGAACTCGGTAGTCAACGAACTCGACTGGCTGCTCGACGATTTGGTGAGCCAGGTCGCGGGAGCAGACCGTGCTGTCGTCCTCTCCGCCGACGGCCTGCTGATCGGCCGATCGAGCAACTTGTCCGAAGAGGACGGTGAGCATCTCTCGGCCGTCGCGTCCGCGTTCCAGAGCCTCGCGAGGGGCACAGGACGGCACTTCGGCGGGGGGCAGGTGAGGCAGACGGTGGTCGAGATGGACCACGCGTTCCTGTTCGTCACGGCGGCAGGGCGCGGCGCGTGCCTCGCGCTGCTCACGTCGGAGGACGCGGACATGGGCATGGTGGCGTACTCGATGAACATGATGGTCAAGCGTGTCGGTGCGGTGCTGAGCGCCGCGCCCCGCGTGGAGCCCCACACCACACCATGA
- a CDS encoding sensor histidine kinase, protein MSALLNKSAAPRRGRSTIRTRVLAIAFIPSLVFLLTGVAVASYLVFDAVKVRSFSTDVHEAAKPAGVLFANVREERRLTLQEIATTRSLRVELAEQRTRTDSAAGAMAGALDTVAEDAPDNVRRAVQVAAERTAQLGEFRERVDSGDVSLQEAYDFYNGIIDAYVVGLNGVAQETPNAETAYLRMVAMPLFVSADGMSRGDALAAAGLDGGGLTEQEFRTYIGQVGAYHSTLQQAVPDMIPSVREKYEALTSGEAWQTLTSVENAFLRGNTTELPVAEPAWRAAATQVGATLWALYVEQSTAATEVALDEADSTLYTSIAAGAAVIVIALAVFLLAWRLSDRLVKRLVSLREATLDVAEERMPRIVERLRKGEQVDLATEVSYLDHGDDEIGQVAEAFNQAQRTAIAAAVDEAKTREGTQKVFLNIAHRSQVIVHRQLSALDAAERKQEDPDQLDLLFKLDHLSTRARRNAENLIILGGEQPGRQFRNPVPVGDIVRGAIAETEDYKRVSMGRLPASAVAGPAVSDLVHLLAELIDNATSFSPPQSRVEVRGELVGRGVVIEIEDQGIGMEPEELDRLNEMLKNPPDFSFMALSEEPRLGLFVVARLSAKHGFTVTLRDSAYGGTRAIVLVRADLLSEVRDDAKDGPSGAATAQRVTARGSEGGMAGGSEVGGVGEVGEEGAATAAVSRRPRALPQRNGSDKVNGTTTVAMTTTFEPSASQNSAAETVRRAPVSPQGERPQLPPGEGDRPELPRRSGRDNQPRSQEQGRAESTVEGVQGELPGDAVLEWTQDLDRNGRGRHAQAGADSEPTQYVPKLPRELPRGSKPAVEPGERRDSRARHQAGPAQDRHGGTRADTRPPSAQNGLDGGRPPLPRRRRQESLAPQLRDDTRTLGVVGGGDSEGRGDDYDTTPEQARSRLSAFQQGTRRARKHEPGPDDSGN, encoded by the coding sequence TTGAGCGCGTTGTTGAACAAGAGTGCCGCCCCACGCCGTGGGCGTTCGACCATTCGCACCCGAGTGCTCGCCATCGCCTTCATCCCGAGCCTGGTGTTCCTGCTGACCGGTGTCGCGGTCGCGAGCTACCTCGTCTTCGACGCGGTGAAGGTCCGGTCCTTCAGCACCGACGTCCACGAGGCGGCCAAACCTGCCGGCGTGCTCTTCGCGAACGTGCGCGAGGAACGAAGGCTGACGTTGCAGGAGATCGCCACCACCCGGTCGCTGCGGGTGGAACTGGCCGAGCAGCGCACGCGGACCGACTCCGCGGCGGGGGCCATGGCGGGTGCGCTCGACACCGTCGCCGAGGACGCCCCTGACAACGTGCGGCGCGCTGTCCAGGTCGCGGCGGAGCGGACCGCGCAGCTCGGCGAGTTCCGCGAGCGCGTTGACTCGGGCGACGTGTCGCTCCAGGAGGCGTACGACTTCTACAACGGGATCATCGACGCCTACGTGGTCGGTCTCAACGGTGTCGCGCAGGAGACCCCGAACGCCGAGACGGCGTACCTGCGCATGGTGGCGATGCCGCTGTTCGTCAGCGCGGACGGCATGTCCCGTGGCGACGCGCTCGCCGCGGCGGGACTCGACGGGGGCGGGCTGACCGAGCAGGAGTTCCGCACCTACATCGGTCAGGTCGGTGCGTACCACTCCACGCTGCAACAAGCGGTGCCGGACATGATCCCGTCGGTGCGCGAGAAGTACGAGGCGCTCACCTCCGGTGAGGCGTGGCAGACGTTGACCAGCGTCGAGAACGCCTTCCTTCGCGGCAACACCACCGAGCTCCCCGTGGCGGAGCCCGCCTGGCGGGCTGCGGCGACCCAGGTCGGTGCCACTCTGTGGGCGCTCTACGTCGAGCAGAGCACAGCGGCCACCGAAGTGGCGCTCGACGAGGCGGACTCGACGCTCTACACCTCCATCGCGGCAGGCGCGGCCGTCATCGTCATCGCGCTCGCCGTGTTCCTGCTGGCCTGGCGGTTGTCCGACCGGCTCGTCAAACGGCTCGTGTCACTGCGCGAGGCCACCCTCGACGTCGCCGAGGAGCGCATGCCCCGGATCGTCGAACGACTCCGCAAGGGCGAGCAGGTCGATCTCGCCACCGAGGTCTCCTACCTCGACCACGGCGACGACGAGATCGGTCAGGTCGCCGAGGCGTTCAACCAGGCTCAGCGCACCGCTATCGCAGCGGCCGTGGACGAGGCCAAGACCAGGGAAGGTACCCAGAAGGTCTTCCTCAACATCGCCCACCGCAGCCAGGTGATCGTCCACCGGCAGCTTTCGGCGCTGGATGCCGCGGAGCGCAAACAGGAGGACCCCGACCAGCTCGACCTGCTGTTTAAGCTCGACCACCTGTCAACCCGCGCGAGGCGCAACGCCGAGAACCTGATCATCCTGGGTGGCGAGCAGCCGGGACGGCAGTTCCGCAACCCGGTGCCTGTCGGCGACATCGTGCGTGGCGCGATCGCCGAGACCGAGGACTACAAGCGCGTCAGCATGGGCAGGTTACCTGCCTCGGCCGTGGCAGGCCCTGCCGTGAGCGACCTGGTGCACCTGCTGGCCGAGCTGATCGACAACGCGACATCGTTCTCACCGCCGCAGTCGCGTGTCGAGGTACGCGGCGAGCTGGTGGGCCGTGGCGTGGTCATCGAGATCGAGGATCAGGGCATCGGCATGGAGCCGGAGGAGCTCGACCGGCTCAACGAGATGCTCAAGAACCCACCGGACTTCAGCTTCATGGCGCTGTCCGAGGAACCGAGACTCGGCCTGTTCGTGGTCGCGAGACTCTCGGCGAAGCACGGATTCACCGTCACCCTGCGGGACTCGGCCTACGGTGGCACGAGGGCGATCGTGCTGGTCAGGGCCGATCTGCTGAGCGAAGTGCGTGACGATGCCAAGGACGGCCCCTCGGGTGCCGCCACAGCCCAGCGCGTGACCGCGCGGGGCAGCGAGGGCGGTATGGCCGGGGGCAGTGAGGTCGGCGGGGTCGGCGAAGTCGGCGAGGAAGGCGCTGCGACCGCTGCCGTGAGCCGCAGGCCGAGGGCCCTTCCGCAGCGAAACGGCAGCGACAAGGTCAACGGCACGACTACGGTGGCAATGACGACCACGTTCGAACCGTCAGCCTCGCAGAATTCGGCGGCCGAGACCGTGCGCCGCGCGCCCGTGTCGCCGCAAGGTGAACGCCCTCAGTTGCCTCCCGGCGAAGGTGACCGGCCCGAACTGCCCCGTCGTTCCGGCCGCGACAACCAGCCGCGAAGCCAGGAACAGGGCAGGGCGGAGAGCACGGTCGAGGGCGTGCAGGGCGAACTTCCGGGGGACGCTGTGCTGGAGTGGACGCAGGATCTTGACCGCAACGGTCGGGGAAGGCATGCACAGGCCGGGGCGGATTCCGAGCCGACGCAGTACGTGCCCAAGCTGCCGAGGGAGCTGCCGAGGGGGAGCAAGCCGGCCGTGGAGCCGGGGGAGCGCAGGGACTCCCGTGCGCGGCATCAGGCAGGTCCGGCGCAGGATCGGCATGGCGGTACGCGAGCCGACACCCGGCCGCCGTCCGCGCAGAACGGGCTCGACGGCGGCAGGCCACCTCTCCCGCGCCGTCGCCGTCAGGAGAGCCTCGCGCCCCAGCTCAGGGACGACACGCGCACCCTCGGCGTCGTGGGTGGCGGTGATTCCGAAGGCAGGGGTGACGACTACGACACCACGCCCGAACAGGCGCGCAGCAGGCTCTCGGCGTTCCAGCAGGGCACCCGCCGCGCACGTAAGCACGAACCAGGCCCCGACGATTCCGGAAACTGA
- a CDS encoding response regulator transcription factor encodes MPLRVVLVDDDPLVRTGLAMILDSTPEIEVVGQASDGDEAVPLVNRHAPDVVVMDIRMSRMDGLAATAAVRALARPPKVLVLTTFDLDEYVFDALTAGANGFLLKESSPQEIIDAVRVVARGESMLSPRSTTQLIGHFVSLKANPRRREAAVKLSTLTDREREVVTAVAQGKSNAGIAEELYMSEATVKTHITRTFAKLDVTNRVQLTIFAYEAGLVTP; translated from the coding sequence GTGCCGCTGCGTGTTGTGCTCGTCGATGACGATCCGCTGGTCCGTACCGGACTCGCGATGATCCTCGACAGCACGCCCGAGATCGAGGTCGTCGGGCAGGCGAGTGACGGTGACGAGGCCGTCCCTCTGGTCAACCGGCACGCACCCGACGTCGTTGTCATGGACATCCGGATGAGCCGCATGGACGGGCTCGCGGCGACCGCGGCCGTCCGAGCGCTCGCCCGGCCCCCGAAAGTGCTTGTTCTCACCACTTTCGACCTCGACGAGTACGTGTTCGACGCGCTCACGGCGGGCGCGAACGGTTTTCTGCTCAAGGAAAGCTCACCGCAAGAGATCATCGACGCGGTGCGGGTTGTCGCACGCGGTGAGTCGATGTTGTCGCCCCGCAGCACTACGCAATTGATCGGTCACTTCGTGTCGTTGAAGGCCAACCCCCGGCGAAGGGAGGCGGCGGTGAAGCTGAGCACACTCACCGACCGCGAGCGCGAGGTCGTCACCGCCGTTGCGCAGGGGAAATCCAACGCGGGCATCGCCGAGGAGCTGTACATGAGCGAGGCCACAGTGAAGACCCACATCACACGCACCTTTGCCAAACTCGACGTCACAAATAGAGTCCAGCTGACAATTTTCGCCTACGAGGCGGGTCTCGTGACTCCGTGA
- a CDS encoding sensor histidine kinase codes for MRESVSRARSVLGVLVTALAVGTSLLSSLYVFAAESYVPNSEELDVTWRPALGFVAALAAAVLLCWRHTQPVVVTGVSVAGPLVFVTDALAALISLAALTAHRRDRVGWLGAAAVFAATTAGVAHDAHRHADVSIIKILFGADGVPFVVVVLIAALLTAVPAGIGVYRGTKRELARHTNAERALQAEMARKDERSRIAREMHDVLGHRLSLLSLHAGALEVTAQQESGRAAEVARTVRTTARQSLEDLRQVIGVLRDGRGFVSLGHERSSRPGPPGLTDLPTLIGNTRDAGLPVNVTVLVDDTAAAPEPLATTTYRVVQESLTNVLKHAPSTTVDVTVRGGPGVGLTVEIRNPLPASAPAETPIGSGSGLAGLAERVTRLEGTISYGPTEQGHFAVKAWLPWEHGEARSV; via the coding sequence ATGCGCGAGTCCGTCTCACGAGCCAGGTCCGTGCTCGGCGTTCTGGTCACGGCGCTTGCTGTCGGCACGAGTCTGCTGAGCAGCCTCTACGTCTTCGCGGCTGAGAGCTACGTCCCGAACTCGGAGGAACTCGACGTCACGTGGCGGCCCGCGCTCGGGTTTGTCGCCGCACTCGCCGCTGCCGTCCTGCTGTGCTGGCGGCACACCCAACCCGTCGTGGTGACGGGAGTGTCCGTCGCCGGGCCTCTTGTGTTCGTCACCGACGCGCTGGCCGCGCTGATCTCCCTCGCCGCGCTGACCGCGCACCGGCGTGACCGCGTCGGCTGGCTCGGGGCCGCGGCGGTGTTCGCCGCCACCACCGCAGGAGTCGCTCACGACGCGCACCGGCACGCCGACGTCTCCATCATCAAGATCCTCTTCGGCGCGGACGGGGTTCCGTTCGTGGTGGTCGTCCTCATCGCGGCACTGCTGACGGCCGTGCCTGCCGGCATCGGTGTATACCGGGGCACCAAGCGCGAACTGGCCAGGCACACGAACGCGGAAAGGGCGTTGCAGGCGGAGATGGCCCGCAAGGACGAGCGTTCGCGCATCGCGAGGGAGATGCACGACGTCCTCGGACATCGGCTGTCGCTGCTGTCGCTGCATGCCGGAGCCCTCGAAGTCACAGCACAGCAGGAGTCCGGCCGCGCGGCGGAGGTGGCGCGCACGGTCCGCACAACCGCGCGTCAGTCGCTGGAGGATCTGCGGCAGGTGATCGGCGTGCTCAGGGACGGCAGGGGATTCGTGTCCCTCGGCCACGAGCGGTCAAGTCGGCCGGGGCCTCCCGGGCTGACAGACCTGCCGACGTTGATCGGCAACACCAGGGATGCCGGTCTGCCCGTCAACGTCACCGTGCTCGTGGACGACACGGCCGCAGCGCCGGAACCGCTGGCCACGACCACCTACCGCGTCGTGCAGGAATCGCTGACCAACGTCCTCAAACACGCCCCTTCGACGACCGTTGACGTGACGGTGCGCGGCGGCCCGGGCGTGGGACTCACGGTGGAGATCCGCAACCCGCTGCCTGCCTCCGCCCCCGCCGAGACGCCGATCGGCTCGGGCAGCGGACTGGCCGGACTCGCCGAGCGGGTGACGCGATTGGAAGGAACCATCAGCTACGGCCCCACCGAGCAGGGCCATTTCGCCGTCAAGGCATGGCTTCCGTGGGAGCATGGTGAGGCTCGGTCGGTGTAA
- a CDS encoding DUF4190 domain-containing protein, with protein sequence MATQLDTNTAAPTEARNGLGTAGFVVGLIGLVLSPLPFIGILAWPLVALGVIFSAVGIARVKARKATNKGLSIAGLVLSVIGVVISVVMYLVYDSAAREVTEEANRAVKITYQVTGDAPEASISYTTYGDSVSSATEDVTELPWEKTTETSGLLKGGSLSVTLGADGGTVECTVIVDGKEAKTATASGAYNTASCSDF encoded by the coding sequence ATGGCAACACAACTGGACACGAACACGGCGGCTCCGACTGAGGCCCGCAACGGGCTCGGCACCGCGGGATTCGTCGTCGGGCTCATCGGACTGGTCCTGTCGCCGCTGCCCTTCATCGGCATCCTGGCCTGGCCGCTGGTGGCACTGGGCGTGATCTTCTCCGCCGTCGGCATCGCGAGGGTGAAGGCGAGGAAGGCCACCAACAAGGGACTGTCGATCGCCGGTCTCGTGCTCTCGGTCATCGGCGTCGTGATCAGCGTGGTGATGTACCTCGTCTACGACAGCGCGGCGAGGGAGGTCACCGAGGAGGCCAACCGCGCAGTGAAGATCACCTACCAGGTGACCGGCGACGCGCCCGAGGCATCCATCTCCTACACCACCTACGGCGACAGCGTGAGTTCCGCGACCGAGGACGTCACGGAGCTGCCGTGGGAGAAGACCACGGAGACAAGTGGTCTTCTCAAGGGTGGCTCGCTCAGCGTCACGCTCGGCGCCGACGGTGGCACCGTGGAGTGCACCGTGATCGTCGATGGCAAGGAAGCCAAGACGGCCACCGCGAGCGGCGCCTACAACACCGCCTCGTGCAGCGACTTCTGA